AGCTGGAGAACGTAACTTCCTTATTTTTCTCGATGCCGGTAATATCATTAATTACCGTAATTATCTCATCTTTCAAAACAGAATCAATGCACCCCCCCGGACTTTTTACAGTCAACTGAACACTGAATTTTTTGGAATTAACACCCAGTACGTTATAATAATGCACCGGGTTTTGTTCAGATATAATATCACCCTCAAAGAAGTTCCAGGAATAACTGCTGGCATTAACACTTGTGTTGGTAAACTTGATTGCATCTCCAATTGTAACTGTAGTTATGTCAGGGGTAAAGCTTGCTTCCACGTTATCAACGATAATTTTCTGCTCCAGGTAATCGCTTAAACAACCGTTCAGATCGAGACTCTTAACGTAAACAGTATTACCCGTGGTAATGCTGCTTAAGGTGTATTTTGTACCATCCATTAAATAAGCGTGCCCTGAATCATACCATTTGTAACTAAGATAAGCTGGGTTAACTACATTTATGTTAACCGTTGAACCTTTACAGTAGCTTGTTTTAATATCTGTTGTTGGAAGGTTTATTTGATCAAATACCTTAATCATTACGAAGTTTGAATAAACCGTGCTGTTACCACTTGTGACAGCTCTCCTGTAATAAGTGTTAACTTTTACTTTCCTTCAGAAACATTTCTGTACAACGTGAATATTGAGTTCTACTACCTTATTTTTACTACTCGCATTAGTGCTGTAGGGTCTTTTTCTTACCACAATAATTTTCGGGGAAATGAAAAAAAAGAGATCCTCATCTGAAGATCTCTCTATTATAATTTTGAACGCTTTTGTTTAAATTCAATAATACTAGTTTATAAGCTTTACTCCAAAAAGATTAACAGAATTACTATTCTTAAAACAAATTCCATATTGACCAGGAGTAAACCGAGGAACAGTAATTAAGTATGAGTTGGTCCCGTACTTTTTTGCTTTGAACTCCAACTTTTCAGAGTTTGAAGTGTTCCAGACTCTTTTGGTGTTTTCAATTTTCATTTTGACAATACTTACCAGGTCAGATGGATTAATTGAATTATCTGAGACCCGGACAATAAACTGTGAATTTAAAGAATCCACAGAAACAGTGGAACAACACATTTTAAATTCTAAAATCAACTGCGTTGTCATATATTTAATTTTCGTATTTACCGCTGTCTGGTGTTCCAGTAAAACACCAGTACCAATGGAATCATTTACGAAAACTGCAGTCTCGGAAAAATCTGGCTCGATTATTCTGACATTTT
This genomic stretch from Bacteroidales bacterium harbors:
- a CDS encoding T9SS type A sorting domain-containing protein, with the protein product MIKVFDQINLPTTDIKTSYCKGSTVNINVVNPAYLSYKWYDSGHAYLMDGTKYTLSSITTGNTVYVKSLDLNGCLSDYLEQKIIVDNVEASFTPDITTVTIGDAIKFTNTSVNASSYSWNFFEGDIISEQNPVHYYNVLGVNSKKFSVQLTVKSPGGCIDSVLKDEIITVINDITGIEKNKEVTFSSYPNPVSENLSLKSNERIKTVKIFNISGTMIESLIFDSETVTIDFSSLKSDIYILEINGFRDSKKSVKIIKK